A single genomic interval of Juglans regia cultivar Chandler chromosome 1, Walnut 2.0, whole genome shotgun sequence harbors:
- the LOC109001259 gene encoding uncharacterized protein LOC109001259 — MASLTQRLLLLQLVILSLSIISTNARPCKTLFISSYSFSFKQNPSSSGVVTVVTEIGRFSPRPTFDRAFPSEIFVFPVNDEVQDRPIERDDMPFGLGYKKSLSSSSNYDYSSLRDRTKDILSVVVALLFGVGCGALTAATMYLAWSLFSNRFYDFRYGSPYSDDDEDDHDDDVSPKKLGYEKIPAADSVPAPAPAPAKQVV; from the coding sequence ATGGCGTCCTTGACTCAGCGTCTCCTCCTTCTCCAGCTGGTCATCCTCTCGCTCTCAATTATCTCCACCAACGCCAGGCCCTGCAAGACGCTCTTCATCTCCTCCTACTCCTTCTCCTTCAAGCAAAACCCTTCCTCCTCGGGAGTCGTCACCGTAGTCACCGAGATCGGCCGCTTCAGTCCCAGGCCTACCTTCGATCGAGCCTTCCCCTCCGAGATCTTCGTCTTTCCAGTCAACGATGAGGTGCAGGATCGTCCAATAGAGCGGGACGACATGCCGTTCGGGTTGGGGTATAAGAAGTCACTGTCCTCCTCCTCCAACTACGACTACAGCTCGCTCCGGGACCGCACCAAGGACATCCTCAGCGTGGTGGTGGCTCTGCTCTTTGGCGTCGGCTGTGGGGCCCTCACTGCCGCAACCATGTACCTAGCCTGGTCCCTATTCTCCAACCGCTTCTACGACTTCCGCTACGGCTCTCCCTATTCCGATGACGATGAAGACGACCACGATGACGACGTCAGCCCCAAGAAGTTGGGCTACGAGAAGATTCCTGCCGCTGATTCCGTGCCCGCTCCAGCGCCTGCCCCGGCCAAGCAAGTGGTATGA
- the LOC109001358 gene encoding uncharacterized protein LOC109001358, with amino-acid sequence MGLLSNKIERDKLKPGDHIYSWRNAYIYAHHGIYVGEGNVIHFTRGPGQEIGTGTVLDRIIFSSSPSHVDNPCPICGDQSKLNGVISSCLDCFLSGGNLYLFEYGATPALFLAKPRGGTCTLALSDPPPDVICRASYLLQNGFGVYDIFKNNCEDFAIYCKTGLLVFTNISVGRSGQAASYLAAATAVLSSPLRFLTTSFSGLAAVGYGMYCVSRLVSDIGVRRDVKKVSVERLVAHSGSSLDEPEAATETAKEE; translated from the exons ATGGGATTGCTCTCGAACAAAATCGAGAGGGACAAACTGAAACCTGGAGATCACATCTATTCTTGGAGAAACGCCTATATTTATGCCCACCACG GGATATATGTCGGCGAGGGAAATGTCATCCACTTCACTCGGGGTCCAGGCCAGGAAATTGGAACAGGAACTGTGCTAGACCGCATCATTTTTAGCTCATCTCCGTCTCATGTGGACAACCCTTGCCCAATATGCGGTGATCAATCAAAGCTTAATGGAGTCATCTCTTCTTGTTTAGATTGTTTTCTTTCCGGTGGAAATCTCTACCTTTTTGAGTATGGTGCCACACCAGCATTGTTTCTTGCCAAACCCCGTGGAGGTACCTGCACTCTTGCTTTGTCTGACCCACCACCAGATGTTATTTGCCGTGCTTCTTATCTGCTCCAGAATGGCTTTGGTGtctatgatattttcaaaaacaattgTGAAGACTTTGCTATATACTGCAAAACCGGTTTGCTTGTGTTCACTAACATCAGCGTGGGTCGAAGTGGACAGGCGGCATCCTATCTAGCTGCTGCTACTGCTGTCCTTTCTTCACCACTACGATTCCTCACAACCAGTTTTAGTGGCCTGGCAGCTGTAGGTTATGGCATGTATTGTGTCAGCCGCTTAGTTTCTGATATTGGAGTACGCCGTGATGTCAAAAAGGTTTCTGTGGAAAGACTTGTTGCCCACTCTGGCTCTAGCTTAGATGAGCCAGAGGCTGCAACTGAGACGGCCAAGGAGGAGTAA
- the LOC109001359 gene encoding uncharacterized protein LOC109001359 → MARNKESAMTRAVTSVFAFVRFAEFEILFILFFMIAFLLFKDLTSRPEYNQMLVKKPGGVGLWPY, encoded by the exons ATGGCGAGGAACAAGGAGTCGGCGATGACTCGGGCGGTGACTTCGGTGTTCGCCTTCGTCAGATTTGCTGAGTTTGAGATCCTCTTCATTCTTTTCTTCATGATCGCTTTTCTCCTCTTCAAAGATCTC ACGTCAAGACCCGAATACAATCAGATGCTTGTAAAGAAGCCCGGTGGAGTTGGTCTATGGCCTTACTAG